In a single window of the Elaeis guineensis isolate ETL-2024a chromosome 6, EG11, whole genome shotgun sequence genome:
- the LOC105046661 gene encoding LRR receptor-like serine/threonine-protein kinase RPK2: MPGPPPSAMTQRRPSAFSFFLLFLAAAVAAASPEADTRGVEKASLLQLKSSVSNPAGLLRQWSAASGSDHCSWAGVSCDSRFRVVSLNISARASDGGSSSSSCSRSGPFLRGCSDPRRRLAGKLSPAVGKLSELRVLSLPFLGFDGEIPGEIWGLENLEVLDLEGNSLSGALPSRFPLRLRVLNLASNLIQGEVPLFLSSCGNLETLDLSGNQLNGSIPRFLGNLSKLRELYLSFNRLAGSIPDEIGAGCRNLEYLDLSGNQLVDGIPPSLGNCTELRALLLFSNLLGGFIPSDLGRLRKLRVLDVSRNSLSGPVPAELGNCLELSVLVLLNLYDPMPSDDSLNFVDVDEFNSFGGELPEKITSLPKLRVLWAPRAMLEGDIPSNWGTCERLEMVNLGQNLLTGGIPKVFGQCKNLKFLNLSSNKLMGWIDEELLVPCMAVFDVSGNQLSGSIPRFRYKQCPSSQFLPKDLSSAYSTFFMYRTYMGLSLPYFESGGAFAIYHNFGKNNFTGTLPSLPLATNRYGNQTIYAFLAEGNSLSGSLNAIILEKCKNLNGLITDLSNNMISGGISPEIGAMCRSLMVFDVAGNHIAGTIPPSLGLLGNLVSLDLSRNRLQDKIPASFSQLKSLKYLSLAGNNISDRIPSGLAQLPSLEVLDLSSNSLTGEIPGDLVNLRNLSVLLLNNNKLSGKIPSAFANVTTLSMFNVSFNNLSGPLPLNASTMKCDRVLGNPLLQSCRVFSLSIPPSDVEGHSGDSRAYTDPPPGSSPTESGSTDFSPIEIASITSAAAIFSVLLALIVLYVYTRKCARRSAIQSSGRREVTVFVDIGVPLTYESVVRATGNFNASNCIGSGGFGATYKAEISPGVLVAIKRLAVGRFQGMQQFHAEIKTLGRWRHPNLVTLIGYHVDDAEMFLIYNYLPGGNLERFIQERSKRPVDWRMLHKIALDVACALAYLHDHCVPRILHRDVKPSNILLDNEFNACLSDFGLARLLGNSETHATTGVAGTFGYVAPEYAMTCRVSDKADVYSYGVVLLELISDKKALDPSFSPYGNGFNIVAWACMLLEKGRAREFFTEGLWEVGPHDDLVETLHLGVKCTVDSLSIRPTMKQVVRRLKELQPTPR, translated from the coding sequence ATGCCCGGCCCGCCACCGTCGGCGATGACGCAGCGCCGGCCCTCggccttctctttcttccttctcttcctcgcgGCCGCCGTCGCCGCAGCCTCACCGGAGGCGGACACCCGCGGAGTGGAGAAGGCCTCCCTCCTCCAGCTCAAGAGCTCCGTCTCCAACCCTGCCGGCCTCCTCCGCCAGTGGTCCGCCGCCTCCGGCTCCGACCACTGCTCCTGGGCCGGCGTCTCGTGCGACTCGAGATTCCGGGTCGTCTCCCTCAACATCTCCGCCAGAGCGAGCGATGGCggttcatcttcttcttcctgctCTCGATCGGGGCCGTTTCTGCGGGGCTGCTCGGATCCCCGCCGGCGGCTCGCCGGGAAGCTGAGCCCGGCGGTGGGGAAGCTCTCCGAGCTCAGGGTTCTTTCGCTGCCGTTCCTCGGCTTCGATGGAGAGATCCCTGGCGAGATCTGGGGGCTGGAGAACCTGGAGGTGCTTGATCTAGAGGGGAATTCGCTCTCCGGGGCCCTCCCCTCGCGGTTCCCTCTGCGGCTCCGTGTCTTGAATTTGGCGTCTAATCTGATCCAAGGTGAGGTCCCACTCTTCCTCTCGAGCTGCGGAAATTTAGAAACCCTAGACCTCTCTGGGAACCAGCTCAACGGTTCCATTCCTCGGTTTCTGGGTAATCTCTCCAAGTTGAGAGAACTGTATCTCTCTTTTAACCGGCTCGCAGGGTCCATCCCTGATGAAATTGGTGCTGGATGCCGCAACCTGGAGTACCTGGACCTATCTGGAAATCAACTGGTTGATGGCATTCCTCCTAGTTTGGGCAACTGCACGGAACTTCGAGCGCTGCTGCTGTTCTCCAATCTTTTGGGTGGTTTCATTCCCTCTGATCTTGGACGACTGAGAAAGCTTCGGGTTTTAGATGTTTCAAGAAACAGCTTGAGTGGCCCTGTGCCTGCAGAGCTTGGGAACTGCCTAGAATTATCTGTTCTCGTTCTTCTGAATCTGTATGATCCGATGCCCAGCGATGACTCTTTGAACTTTGTCGATGTTGATGAGTTCAATAGTTTTGGAGGTGAGCTTCCTGAAAAAATCACCTCCTTGCCGAAGCTTAGGGTGCTTTGGGCTCCGAGAGCGATGCTTGAAGGCGACATTCCGAGCAACTGGGGCACTTGTGAGAGATTGGAAATGGTTAATTTGGGTCAGAATCTACTCACTGGAGGGATTCCAAAGGTGTTTGGCCAatgcaaaaatctaaaatttcttaATCTTAGCTCAAACAAATTGATGGGTTGGATTGATGAAGAGCTTCTTGTACCTTGTATGGCTGTCTTTGATGTCAGTGGGAATCAGTTATCAGGCTCCATCCCAAGGTTTAGATACAAACAGTGCCCTTCATCTCAATTCTTACCCAAGGACCTGTCGTCTGCTTATTCTACATTCTTCATGTATAGGACTTATATGGGTCTGTCCTTGCCTTATTTTGAATCTGGTGGTGCATTTGCGATATATCATAATTTTGGCAAGAATAATTTCACAGGTACCCTGCCATCTTTACCACTTGCCACCAACAGATATGGAAACCAGACTATTTATGCATTTCTTGCTGAAGGGAATAGTCTTAGCGGATCATTAAATGCCATTATATTGGAGAAATGCAAGAATTTGAATGGGTTGATCACTGACTTAAGTAACAATATGATATCGGGTGGAATTTCACCAGAAATTGGTGCCATGTGCAGATCTCTTATGGTTTTTGATGTAGCAGGTAATCACATTGCTGGAACAATTCCCCCAAGTCTTGGGTTATTGGGTAATCTTGTTAGTCTGGACTTGAGTAGGAACCGTCTTCAGGACAAGATACCTGCAAGTTTTAGCCAGTTAAAGAGCTTGAAGTACCTATCATTGGCTGGTAATAATATTAGTGATCGCATTCCCTCTGGCTTGGCTCAGTTACCATCTCTTGAGGTTTTGGATCTCTCTTCAAATTCTCTTACTGGTGAAATTCCTGGTGACCTCGTGAACTTGAGAAATCTCAGTGTCCTTCTGCTTAACAACAATAAGCTTTCTGGAAAGATTCCTTCTGCTTTTGCTAATGTGACAACACTTTCCATGTTTAATGTGTCGTTCAATAATTTGTCTGGGCCGCTGCCATTGAATGCCAGTACAATGAAATGTGATAGAGTTCTGGGAAACCCTTTACTCCAGTCTTGTCGGGTATTTTCTCTTTCTATTCCACCATCAGATGTGGAAGGTCACAGTGGGGATTCACGAGCATATACTGATCCACCACCAGGAAGCTCTCCTACTGAGAGTGGCAGTACCGATTTCAGTCCTATCGAGATTGCTTCAATTACTTCGGCAGCAGCCATTTTTTCTGTCCTATTAGCTCTGATTGTCCTCTATGTCTACACAAGGAAATGCGCACGGAGGTCTGCTATCCAGTCTTCTGGCAGAAGGGAAGTCACAGTTTTTGTGGACATTGGCGTTCCACTGACTTATGAGAGTGTTGTCCGAGCCACAGGGAATTTCAATGCAAGCAACTGTATTGGAAGTGGTGGCTTTGGTGCCACATACAAGGCTGAGATTTCACCAGgagttctagtggctataaaGAGACTTGCAGTTGGAAGGTTCCAAGGCATGCAACAGTTCCATGCAGAGATCAAGACTCTTGGGAGATGGCGGCATCCCAATCTTGTGACTCTAATAGGATATCATGTTGATGACGCTGAAATGTTTCTCATATATAACTATCTGCCAGGGGGTAATTTGGAAAGGTTTATTCAGGAAAGATCCAAGAGACCTGTGGATTGGAGGATGCTTCACAAGATTGCTTTAGATGTTGCATGTGCACTTGCTTATCTGCATGACCATTGCGTGCCCCGTATCCTTCATCGGGATGTTAAACCAAGCAATATTTTGTTGGACAATGAATTCAATGCTTGTCTCTCCGACTTTGGATTGGCAAGGCTTCTAGGAAATTCTGAAACCCATGCAACCACTGGTGTGGCTGGAACTTTCGGATATGTTGCTCCAGAATATGCAATGACATGTCGCGTCTCTGACAAAGCAGATGTATATAGCTATGGTGTGGTGCTACTGGAATTAATCTCAGACAAGAAAGCCTTggatccctccttctctccatatGGCAATGGTTTCAATATTGTTGCTTGGGCATGCATGCTGCTGGAGAAAGGTCGGGCACGTGAGTTTTTCACTGAAGGGCTGTGGGAGGTGGGACCTCACGATGATTTGGTAGAAACGTTACACTTGGGTGTCAAGTGTACGGTTGATTCACTTTCTATCAGGCCAACAATGAAGCAAGTTGTTCGACGGCTAAAGGAACTGCAACCCACACCTCGCTAG
- the LOC105046662 gene encoding ninja-family protein AFP3 — MASEAMEGEIEELSGRIQGCPRDFLRRFGGNSCHEEPPVVVAAAGEEVEEIELSLGLSLGGRFGVEPKEQRRLVRSSSIATLSMFPSENDFPVAAPPTRACSLPMEAEEEHRNRKEMQSLKRLEVKRKRSEKRNLSKLAARDQREENFNEGTNGGHGRVLPRSASTGTGARQVDASRCFRPASQWSIGSQGSSSSGMSNFESQMLQGSNGGAREEVEESWKKIGGRASWVREEMEEMPRVSTRGDGPNGRRIEGLLYRYGKGKEVRIVCVCHGSFLTPAEFVRHAGGGNVAHPLRHIVVYPTPSASL; from the exons ATGGCGTCGGAGGCAATGGAAGGGGAGATAGAGGAGCTTTCCGGCCGGATACAGGGCTGTCCGAGAGACTTCTTGAGGCGATTTGGAGGTAATAGTTGTCATGAGGAGCCACCGGTGGTGGTGGCGGCGGCAGGAgaggaggtggaagagattgagcTTAGTCTCGGGTTGTCTCTAGGCGGTCGCTTTGGAGTGGAGCCCAAAGAACAAAGGAGGCTTGTTCGGTCATCGTCGATCGCCACCCTGTCGATGTTCCCATCGGAGAACGATTTCCCGGTGGCTGCTCCCCCCACAAGGGCGTGCTCCCTGCCGATGGAGGCTGAGGAGGAGCACAGGAACAGGAAGGAGATGCAGAGCTTGAAGAGGTTGGAGGTCAAGAGGAAGAGATCAGAGAAGAGAAATTTGTCGAAGTTGGCGGCGAGAGATCAGAGGGAGGAGAATTTTAATGAGGGAACGAATGGTGGGCACGGTAGGGTGCTCCCCCGATCGGCATCGACCGGGACGGGTGCTCGGCAAGTAGATGCATCCAGATGCTTCAGACCAGCATCTCAGTGGTCCATCGGATCACAGGGGAGTAGCTCCTCTGGCATGTCCAATTTCGAGAGCCAGATGCTGCAAG GATCAAATGGTGGGGCACGTGAAGAGGTAGAAGAATCCTGGAAGAAGATTGGAGGGAGAGCAAGTTGGGTGAGGgaagagatggaggagatgccaCGTGTGTCCACAAGGGGGGATGGTCCAAATGGGAGAAGGATCGAAGGGTTGCTGTACAGGTACGGGAAAGGGAAGGAGGTGAGGATTGTGTGCGTGTGCCATGGCAGCTTCCTCACGCCCGCAGAGTTTGTAAGGCATGCCGGAGGTGGGAATGTGGCTCACCCCCTCAGGCACATTGTTGTCTACCCAACCCCATCAGCCTCCTTGTGA